In Zobellia roscoffensis, the following are encoded in one genomic region:
- a CDS encoding McrC family protein, giving the protein MNKRKNILQVFEHHTLRIGQSYDKVRFEEKHFNALAKLNQLHNDKYFTIRHKSIKFSQYVGVIQIDGLTIEVLPKIDGASSAESLWRQVLIQMLKATKRLKVNKVGNANVNKQQIHLLDIYFEWFLSEIQLLVHQGLIKQYGIRTGNVKALKGKLEFAAHINQNLIHKERFHTSHQVYNHDHQIHQILALALDIISQFSTGTHLYSKCKRVQANFPDVSKVSVNENTFKKLNINRKAQPYETALDIARLIILNFAPNISSGKEKMLALLFNMNDLWEEYVLVKLKALGMEGVEVKGQESKSFWNGIKIRPDIVIRTSDKTYVIDTKWKNIGSTKPSTHDLRQMYVYNKYWDSFNALLLYPALKTEEPEFIVFEGDENHQCAIGRLNILKEGKINDQIGEEIMKWFS; this is encoded by the coding sequence ATGAATAAGCGAAAAAACATACTTCAGGTTTTTGAGCATCATACATTACGCATTGGCCAAAGCTATGACAAAGTACGTTTTGAAGAAAAACACTTTAATGCTTTGGCAAAGCTAAATCAGCTCCATAATGATAAATATTTTACGATTAGACATAAGAGCATCAAATTCTCCCAGTATGTAGGCGTTATTCAAATAGATGGTCTTACTATAGAGGTATTACCAAAGATAGATGGTGCGTCGTCTGCCGAATCTTTGTGGCGGCAAGTACTTATTCAAATGCTGAAGGCTACCAAACGCTTAAAAGTGAACAAGGTTGGCAATGCCAACGTAAACAAGCAGCAAATACACCTGCTGGATATTTATTTTGAGTGGTTTTTAAGCGAGATTCAGTTGCTGGTGCATCAAGGTTTAATAAAACAATATGGAATCAGGACGGGTAATGTAAAGGCGCTAAAGGGAAAGCTAGAGTTTGCTGCTCATATTAACCAAAATTTAATTCACAAGGAACGTTTCCATACCTCTCACCAGGTTTATAATCATGACCATCAAATTCATCAAATCTTAGCATTGGCTTTAGATATAATAAGTCAGTTTTCAACTGGGACGCATTTATATTCTAAGTGTAAACGGGTACAGGCCAACTTTCCTGATGTTTCTAAGGTTTCGGTTAACGAGAACACTTTTAAAAAATTAAACATCAACAGAAAGGCGCAGCCGTACGAAACGGCTTTGGATATTGCTAGACTGATTATATTAAACTTTGCACCTAATATTTCAAGTGGTAAAGAGAAGATGCTTGCCCTTCTTTTTAATATGAATGATTTATGGGAAGAATATGTACTAGTAAAACTGAAAGCACTAGGAATGGAGGGTGTAGAGGTCAAAGGTCAAGAGTCAAAATCATTCTGGAACGGAATTAAAATAAGACCAGACATTGTGATTCGCACTTCTGATAAGACCTATGTAATAGACACCAAATGGAAGAATATAGGAAGTACAAAACCATCCACTCATGATTTGAGGCAAATGTATGTCTATAATAAATATTGGGATTCATTTAATGCGCTTCTACTATATCCGGCACTAAAAACTGAAGAACCTGAATTTATTGTTTTTGAAGGAGATGAGAATCATCAATGTGCTATTGGAAGACTAAATATTCTTAAGGAAGGTAAGATAAATGACCAAATAGGAGAGGAAATAATGAAATGGTTCTCTTAA
- a CDS encoding FecR family protein has product MKNRFTYLIKKFEQEECTPSETKELRKYFDSEESLKSYLDNEFKNFSSSNIEGKVSHEIWSGIHDKIDTTKTITKSFYNWKYTAAVAAMLLLCFGLYFNYNRTTTESLTISNNTDVVKLITLPDKSTVRLQSKSKIQFQKKFDDHSRHITLTGQAYFDVERDTLRPFSITTGKVVTQVLGTSFNIKYSDSTVTVAVSTGLVKVSSDTQSVNLRPNQMVSYSMLSDTSIEKKDTKTSLHLLWMQDQIFFDSISMEDLGIVLESIYGQRVVYVDAYAKESKIYSLYIEKNEALSNILERLNFINEVKLIPKNNVIEVSIKK; this is encoded by the coding sequence ATGAAAAATAGATTTACTTATCTCATAAAAAAATTTGAACAAGAAGAATGCACTCCTTCCGAAACAAAGGAACTTAGAAAATACTTTGACTCGGAAGAAAGCTTAAAATCATATTTGGATAATGAATTTAAGAATTTTTCATCATCAAATATAGAGGGGAAAGTATCTCATGAGATCTGGAGTGGAATCCATGATAAAATAGATACAACCAAAACTATAACTAAATCTTTTTACAATTGGAAATATACTGCTGCAGTTGCAGCAATGTTACTACTATGCTTTGGGCTCTACTTTAATTATAACCGTACAACTACCGAAAGTCTAACGATTAGTAATAATACTGATGTAGTTAAACTTATAACTCTGCCGGACAAATCAACGGTTAGGCTTCAATCAAAATCTAAAATTCAGTTCCAAAAAAAATTTGATGACCACAGTAGACATATAACTTTAACCGGTCAGGCATATTTTGATGTAGAGAGAGATACTCTCAGGCCATTCTCTATAACTACAGGGAAGGTCGTAACACAAGTCTTGGGAACTTCCTTTAATATAAAGTATTCAGATTCAACTGTTACCGTAGCCGTTTCAACTGGTTTGGTAAAAGTCAGTTCAGATACTCAATCCGTAAACCTCAGACCAAATCAAATGGTTAGCTATAGTATGCTTTCAGATACTTCTATTGAGAAAAAGGATACAAAAACATCACTTCATCTTTTATGGATGCAAGATCAAATATTCTTTGATTCTATAAGTATGGAAGATTTAGGAATAGTGTTAGAATCTATTTACGGACAACGCGTGGTCTATGTAGATGCATACGCAAAGGAGTCAAAGATTTATTCACTTTACATTGAAAAAAATGAGGCCTTATCAAACATTTTAGAAAGATTGAATTTTATAAATGAAGTTAAACTAATACCAAAAAACAATGTGATAGAAGTTTCAATAAAAAAATAA
- a CDS encoding DNA/RNA non-specific endonuclease — protein MKYFTPNYLSLFALLSFLLIGCSTDEYYTDSSVYEEIPIEETPIEGITMNGELNVPTYYYDNQGPHKHKAYNLTAKTVGFTETFESGAKGSYAAGSVSLSPSGDWYLEDALLGSLANDRKFGSKSVRIRNNGKLTMSFNMENGATSVLVRHAAYGSNGASNWRLVASYDDGATWYYVGDVITTNSTTLNTVTFEVNDTQSVRYGIFKISGGSNRINIDNIEVEVNTSGGGNNPSMDSNLTFGNPSDAASSIDNYFLSKPDFSLSYNNSNGTANWVSWHLSTAWTGTTSRCNCFKSDTTLPATFFRATTSDYTNSGFDRGHLCPSADRNGSEDSNENTYYMTNIAPQAPDNNRRSWANFESYLRSLTLDGNEVHIITGVFGTGGTGSNGSANTISNGEINVPDAFWKVALVLPNGTNDIQRVTTSTRVIAVLVPNDQNIDTDWTQFKTTVDAIENLTGYDLLENIPDAIESTLESTIDTEPSV, from the coding sequence ATGAAGTACTTTACCCCAAATTACCTTTCTCTTTTTGCTTTATTATCCTTTTTATTGATAGGATGTTCTACGGATGAATATTATACGGATAGCTCCGTATATGAGGAAATACCAATAGAGGAAACTCCTATAGAAGGAATTACAATGAACGGCGAACTAAATGTTCCCACCTATTATTATGACAATCAAGGGCCGCATAAGCACAAAGCATATAACCTTACGGCAAAAACCGTTGGCTTTACGGAAACCTTTGAATCTGGTGCAAAAGGAAGCTATGCTGCCGGAAGTGTAAGTTTATCTCCATCTGGAGATTGGTATTTGGAAGATGCCCTATTGGGATCTTTGGCCAATGACAGAAAGTTTGGATCAAAGTCCGTTAGGATTAGGAATAACGGTAAGTTGACTATGAGCTTCAATATGGAAAACGGCGCCACTAGTGTTCTTGTACGTCATGCAGCATATGGAAGTAACGGAGCATCCAATTGGAGATTGGTAGCTTCTTACGATGATGGTGCTACTTGGTACTATGTAGGAGATGTCATCACCACCAATTCAACCACATTAAATACGGTTACGTTTGAGGTTAACGATACCCAAAGCGTTCGCTATGGCATATTCAAGATTTCTGGAGGGTCTAACAGAATTAATATAGACAATATTGAAGTTGAAGTAAATACATCAGGAGGTGGCAACAATCCGTCTATGGATAGCAACCTCACTTTTGGCAACCCTTCCGATGCAGCTTCTTCTATTGATAATTATTTCCTTTCTAAGCCTGATTTTAGCTTATCATATAACAACAGTAACGGAACGGCCAATTGGGTTAGCTGGCATTTAAGTACAGCATGGACAGGAACCACTTCTAGGTGCAACTGTTTTAAGTCGGATACAACATTGCCTGCCACCTTTTTTAGAGCTACTACCAGCGACTATACAAATTCTGGTTTTGACAGAGGGCATTTATGCCCTTCGGCAGACCGCAACGGTAGCGAAGACTCCAATGAAAACACCTATTATATGACAAATATAGCACCACAGGCTCCAGATAATAATAGAAGGTCATGGGCCAATTTTGAAAGTTATTTACGGTCATTAACTTTAGATGGGAATGAAGTACATATTATAACTGGAGTTTTTGGTACCGGAGGTACCGGTAGTAATGGATCGGCCAATACAATATCAAACGGAGAAATAAATGTACCGGACGCTTTTTGGAAAGTAGCATTGGTTTTACCTAATGGGACTAATGACATTCAACGCGTAACAACATCTACTAGAGTAATTGCGGTGCTTGTTCCCAATGATCAAAACATAGATACCGATTGGACGCAATTTAAAACTACGGTTGATGCTATTGAAAATTTAACAGGGTATGATCTTTTAGAGAACATTCCGGATGCCATTGAGTCTACCTTAGAATCAACGATAGATACCGAACCGTCTGTATAA
- a CDS encoding EVE domain-containing protein translates to MLFDQVTKEHILLGIKDYQVKGLPNGFSFSSTYDIVYEGKRYPPKAIMVYANFHAVGRKIERYFKGGLNTDCFKALERNGFDVILKNKDIESMTVKKKFAKWLLDNATVNYQPYYGKTIESVTATLNEINEFFDKDLFSVNKNNYKEMISYIKFENSKKERIKNKVFYDYDRKKGNGIPIAILGDKNYTKFLNDYFRQTNYWLFQGNPAIYDIAGALKEGHLQSWKVATHKDRITVGDKVIIWQTGSQSGCYALAEVTSEVGFFQEESEELQHYKNLQSVGEVERVKLKILRSFAEKPILSSQLKGLSEFSNFKAGNQGTNFTATKEEFNTIFAMDNNLYKLKEQFLKEWPLARLRNMSLDEYTNLDKESSFCYWVEARTTDLGSIWGGSAYKFGIYRRKDISSKVTDRSSRTDGVYAWYSKYGETKEEVFGSIKNIILEIVEAVGSNDLVAIDKLDLGFAYKWKIAFLYSNFNSLNIFKLDVLRKIANNFNIPFDRNTRPSELHKRILKQKKDEQDYFEFTKRIWNEATVEIVGVKERFTDWLKSTETSKKSQSYIRAIDILNELLDIDIYSISNISELTSLYQDLIDNQKDVNGKYYYEQAPSYGTNTFYSASIKAFINFLKEGQELIVSGKKVIRNLTEPINKIFYGPPGTGKTYQLKETLFDKYTIQETSITVEKHFEDTVANLTWWQVIALTLLEIGTAKVNGILENRWVTKKAELSESKNVRATLWGTLQMHTVLESVNVAYTQRQVPYIFDKNDDKTWSLLDGELKEQVPELFDILDSINNFKANPNKVIKNYEVVTFHQSFAYEDFVEGIKPIMPEEVSENKELGYTVENGVFKNLCIKAQNDLENRYAIFIDEINRGNVSAIFGELITLIEIDKRKGASNELSIKLPYSKKEFSVPTNLDIYGTMNTADRSVEALDTALRRRFVFEEVMPNPERLNHIEYMGFDLKEVLEIINLRIEALLDRDHAVGHSYFIKLKSGDTEGLLSVFKNNIIPLLQEYFYNDYEKIALVLGSGFVKEKDIIKNIFPNFKNIEEPESNISFELINPIEDIEAAVKLLLGVADE, encoded by the coding sequence GAAAGCATGACCGTAAAAAAGAAATTTGCTAAGTGGTTGCTTGATAATGCCACGGTCAACTATCAACCATACTATGGCAAAACAATTGAATCTGTAACCGCAACATTAAATGAGATCAATGAATTTTTCGATAAAGATTTGTTCTCAGTTAACAAGAATAATTATAAGGAAATGATTTCTTATATAAAGTTTGAAAACAGTAAAAAAGAGCGAATAAAGAATAAGGTATTCTATGATTATGATAGAAAAAAAGGTAATGGAATACCTATTGCGATTCTAGGTGATAAAAACTATACTAAGTTTTTGAATGATTATTTTCGACAAACTAATTACTGGCTCTTTCAAGGTAATCCAGCTATATATGATATAGCAGGTGCACTTAAAGAGGGCCATTTGCAAAGTTGGAAAGTTGCTACCCATAAAGATAGGATAACGGTTGGTGATAAGGTGATTATATGGCAAACCGGAAGTCAATCAGGTTGTTATGCCTTGGCAGAAGTTACTTCAGAAGTCGGTTTTTTTCAAGAAGAATCAGAGGAGCTACAACATTATAAGAATTTGCAAAGCGTAGGCGAAGTCGAGCGGGTAAAGCTTAAAATTTTAAGAAGCTTTGCCGAAAAACCAATTCTGTCATCTCAACTAAAAGGTTTGTCTGAATTTTCAAATTTTAAGGCAGGTAATCAAGGGACTAATTTTACAGCTACAAAAGAAGAATTCAATACAATTTTTGCTATGGATAATAATCTTTATAAACTTAAAGAGCAATTTTTGAAAGAATGGCCCCTTGCAAGGTTGAGGAACATGTCTCTTGATGAGTATACCAATTTAGATAAGGAAAGTTCATTTTGTTATTGGGTAGAGGCTAGAACAACAGACTTAGGCAGTATATGGGGAGGTTCAGCATATAAATTTGGTATATACAGAAGAAAGGATATAAGTTCTAAAGTTACTGATAGAAGCAGCAGAACTGATGGTGTTTATGCTTGGTATAGTAAATATGGGGAGACGAAAGAAGAGGTTTTTGGTTCAATAAAAAATATAATTTTAGAGATTGTAGAAGCTGTTGGTAGTAATGACCTAGTTGCAATTGACAAATTAGATTTAGGTTTTGCTTACAAATGGAAAATCGCATTCTTGTACAGCAATTTTAATTCATTGAATATTTTTAAATTAGATGTTTTAAGAAAAATAGCGAACAATTTTAATATCCCATTTGACAGGAATACAAGGCCATCTGAACTTCACAAACGAATATTAAAGCAGAAAAAAGATGAGCAGGATTATTTTGAATTTACTAAGAGAATTTGGAATGAAGCAACTGTAGAAATCGTAGGTGTCAAAGAACGTTTCACAGATTGGCTGAAGAGTACGGAAACGAGTAAAAAAAGTCAGTCATACATAAGGGCAATAGATATATTAAATGAACTTTTGGACATTGACATTTATTCAATATCAAATATATCGGAGCTCACATCATTATATCAAGATTTAATTGACAATCAAAAAGATGTTAATGGTAAATATTACTACGAACAGGCCCCGTCATATGGCACAAACACTTTTTATTCCGCTTCTATAAAAGCATTTATTAATTTTTTAAAGGAAGGGCAAGAATTAATCGTGAGTGGAAAAAAAGTAATTAGGAATCTAACGGAGCCCATAAATAAAATTTTTTATGGACCTCCTGGTACAGGAAAAACATATCAATTAAAGGAAACATTATTTGATAAATACACCATTCAAGAAACCTCTATTACGGTTGAGAAACACTTTGAGGATACTGTTGCAAATTTAACATGGTGGCAGGTTATAGCTTTGACTTTGTTAGAGATAGGAACAGCAAAAGTTAATGGCATTCTAGAGAATAGATGGGTGACTAAAAAAGCCGAACTATCAGAATCTAAAAATGTTAGGGCAACACTTTGGGGTACCCTACAAATGCATACGGTTTTGGAATCTGTAAACGTTGCATATACCCAAAGGCAAGTGCCCTATATCTTTGATAAAAATGATGATAAAACGTGGAGCTTGTTAGATGGGGAATTAAAAGAACAGGTTCCTGAATTATTTGATATTTTAGACTCAATCAATAATTTTAAAGCAAACCCAAATAAGGTAATAAAGAATTATGAAGTTGTAACCTTTCACCAATCGTTTGCTTATGAGGATTTTGTTGAAGGCATAAAACCAATTATGCCAGAAGAGGTTAGTGAAAATAAAGAGTTGGGGTACACTGTTGAGAATGGAGTTTTTAAAAATTTATGTATAAAAGCTCAAAATGATTTAGAAAATAGATACGCAATTTTTATTGATGAGATAAATAGGGGTAATGTCTCAGCTATTTTTGGGGAGTTAATAACCCTAATAGAGATAGATAAGCGAAAAGGAGCATCAAATGAGTTAAGTATAAAACTACCGTATTCAAAAAAAGAGTTCAGTGTGCCTACGAATTTGGATATTTATGGAACCATGAATACAGCAGACCGTAGCGTTGAAGCATTGGACACTGCGCTTAGGCGTCGTTTTGTTTTTGAAGAAGTAATGCCTAATCCAGAAAGATTAAACCACATAGAGTATATGGGTTTTGACCTTAAAGAGGTATTGGAAATAATTAATCTAAGAATAGAAGCATTATTAGATAGAGACCATGCCGTAGGTCATTCTTATTTTATCAAACTAAAGAGCGGTGATACAGAAGGACTATTAAGTGTGTTTAAGAATAATATTATACCGCTTCTTCAAGAATATTTTTATAATGATTACGAAAAAATAGCTCTAGTACTTGGTAGTGGGTTCGTAAAGGAAAAAGATATTATAAAAAACATATTCCCAAATTTTAAGAATATTGAAGAGCCTGAAAGCAATATTAGTTTTGAACTTATTAACCCAATAGAAGATATAGAAGCTGCGGTCAAATTATTATTGGGTGTGGCAGATGAATAA
- a CDS encoding RNA polymerase sigma factor → MSIIKKLVVGDKVAFEKFYFDTHSKLYAFALKRTNNKALSIEIVQEAYITLWSKKHTIDPFREKFESYLFSCIRNAIIQEYKRKLREQEAAIHFSEARLANEAPEIQDKFSSRTLITLLESLPYRQKEVIDLVKLQGYSYRQAATILGISERTVETHLRSAIKNLRSKSDHLALYVFLFTLA, encoded by the coding sequence TTGAGTATAATTAAAAAATTAGTTGTAGGAGATAAAGTTGCTTTTGAAAAATTCTATTTCGATACGCATTCCAAATTATATGCTTTTGCATTAAAGCGAACTAATAATAAAGCATTGTCCATTGAGATAGTCCAAGAAGCCTATATAACCCTATGGAGTAAAAAGCATACTATAGATCCATTTCGTGAAAAATTTGAGTCATATCTTTTCAGCTGTATACGCAATGCAATTATTCAGGAGTACAAACGTAAATTAAGAGAACAGGAAGCGGCAATCCACTTTAGTGAGGCCAGGCTCGCAAATGAAGCCCCTGAAATACAGGATAAATTTAGCTCAAGAACATTAATTACACTACTGGAAAGTCTACCCTATAGACAAAAAGAAGTAATTGATTTAGTAAAATTACAGGGGTATTCATATAGGCAGGCAGCAACTATTTTAGGAATATCGGAACGTACGGTGGAGACGCACCTGAGAAGCGCTATTAAAAATTTACGGAGCAAATCTGACCATCTGGCTTTATATGTGTTTTTATTTACGTTAGCTTAA